The Malassezia japonica chromosome 8, complete sequence genome includes a window with the following:
- the DPH5 gene encoding diphthine methyl ester synthase (BUSCO:EOG09263JW5; EggNog:ENOG503NW84; COG:J), protein MVLFLIGLGLADEQDITLKGLRAVQSCSRVYLESYTSILFVDDFKARMEKLYEKEVTLAHRETVELEADDILLAAHTGNVAFLVVGDPLSATTHSDLIMRARTFQAPGASAPTPVDVRIIHNASITTALGSSGLAGYNFGQTISVPFWTEDWHPDSWLERIGENMGLGLHTLCLSDIKVREQSIEDMSRGIVRYQPPRYMLIPQLIRQVLAAAKEHKVDYLDPDRTLAVALCRMGADAEGGRRGELIVAGTLAELLSYTEPTAEERAADEKEDDAYEEENPTASEKEMDERREARAVRRAIAFWGEPLHTLILVGKRLHPMEVAYGQTLTRPGSRWAQVAAEDYEVHN, encoded by the exons ATGGTGCTTTTTCTGATCGGCCTGGGCCTGGCGGATGAGCAGGACATTACGTTGAAAGGACTGCGTGCGGTGCAGTCGTGCAGCCGCGTGTACCTCGAGTCGTACACGAGCATACTCTTTGTCGATGACTTTAAAGCGCGCATG GAAAAACTCTACGAAAAAGAAgtgacgctcgcgcaccgcgagacggtggagctcgaggcggacgatatcctgcttgcggcgcacacggGCAACGTCGCGTTcctggtcgtcggcgacccgctgtcggcgacgacgcactCGGACCTGATtatgcgcgcacgcacgttccaggcgccgggcgcgagcgcgccgacgccggtcgACGTCCGCATCATCCACAATGCGTCGATCACCaccgcgctcggctcgagcggccTCGCTGGCTACAACTTTGGCCAGACGATCAGTGTACCGTTCTGGACCGAGGACTGGCACCCGGACTCgtggctcgagcgcatcggtGAGAACATGGGGCTTGGCCTGCACACGCTGTGCCTGAGCGACATcaaggtgcgcgagcagagCATCGAAGACATGAgccg GGGCATCGTCCGCTACCAGCCGCCGCGGTATATGCTGATTCCCCAGCTGATTCGGCAGGTGCTCGCCGCAGCTAAAGAGCACAAAGTCGACTACCTCGACCCCGACCGCACGCTTGCCGTGGCGCTCTGCCGCATGGGCGCAGACGCCGaaggcgggcgccgcggcgagctcatcgtcgccggcaccctcgccgagctcctctCGTACACCGAGCCGACCGCCGAGGAGCGGGCGGCCGACGAAAAGGAGGACGACGCGTACGAGGAGGAGAACCCCACCGCCAGCGAGAAGGAGATGgatgagcgccgcgaggcgcgtgcggtgcgccgcgcaatTGCGTTCTGgggcgagccgctgcacacgctcatcctcgtcggcaaGCGTCTGCACCCGATGGAGGTCGCCTACGGCCAGACACTCACGCGCCCGGGCTCGCGCTGGGCCCAGGTCGCTGCCGAGGACTATGAGGTGCATAACTAG
- a CDS encoding uncharacterized protein (EggNog:ENOG503NUN1; COG:A), translating to MATQRLRRKLERDGAPERVNLGESFVTYGTPLPALNEHGKDKNEYKPVWQQEAYDEKGRRRFHGAFTGGFSAGYFNTVGSKEGWTPSSFKSSRKSRAGASAQRPEDFMDDEDLAELNSASKLITTDAYAQHEKASDPFMNILQPSAEGNVQASSSHMGQALLRRMGWKPGQGIGPLVSHTRREQLRTLLRGLHLAPARDAEEDHSEAARHKFPPPDTQLVQLPDNREKRGLGSAKGASALQDALQRFHHEKETQRTVGMSGMDSDDEDHVYSAPQDIRDSTLGRGDTLRIGEQPPKAEESPALAQEQWHDGRPLVKGFVLGKPIDAPKVWFHAPSVPKDWQPDPRRVWAQSEKREAEAPKHAADRGRILGEAKLPGPPPAIAAYLGEKAAQRMQAATLPPAPPKPLHVPALDAETAVRALENFVPVGSDTEKHERYKAYLQAYANHTTYTPPDGVVQDELDEFFETAERHRPVRGAMASRFTSSTLLQPDTPGTGGLMGTEEARAQAPAPVAAAQLPRTPAQEAARAGDFGDRTRTVTRYVPPKLLCKRLGVAPPYTEPEQDDTQRVLDKFGAAPEPTPEADAEPEFVFVPHSEAAEQAAEEEYQEARPSLDLFKAVFESDDDDDEPTAPRKRKTDASKPKKKAKDRRVGPLTFDLDDDEAGGAPPVPLQRRDAPPIARPRASDLFE from the exons ATGGCGACGCAACGCCTCCGGCGgaagctcgagcgcgacggcgcgccggagcgTGTGAACCTGGGCGAGAGTTTCGTGACA TACGGTACACCGCTGCCTGCCCTCAATGAGCACGGAAAAGACAAGAACGAGTACAAGCCGGTCTGGCAGCAGGAGGCCTACGACGAGAaagggcgccgccgcttccACGGCGCGTTCACCGGCGGTTTTTCGGCTGGATACTTTAACACGGTAGGATCAAAGGAGGGATGGACACCGTCGTCGTTCAAGTCGTCACGAAAgtcgcgcgcaggcgcgtcggcgcagcgcccagAAGACTTtatggacgacgaggacctcgccgagctaAACAGCGCCTCGAAGCTCATCACCACCGATGCGTACGCACAGCACGAGAAGGCGAGCGACCCCTTCATGAACATCCTCCAGCCGAGCGCAGAGGGGAACGTCCAGGCAAGCTCGTCGCACATGGgccaggcgctcctgcgccgcatgggCTGGAAACCCGGCCAAGGCATCGGGCCGCTCGTGtcgcacacgcgccgcgagcagctgcgcacgctgctccgtggcctgcacctcgcgcccgcgcgcgATGCAGAAGAGGACCacagcgaggcggcgcggcacaaGTTTCCCCCGCCCGATAcccagctcgtgcagctccCCGACAACCGCGAGAAGCGCGGCCTGGGCTCGGCGAAAGGCGCGTCCGCACTCCAAGACGCGCTGCAACGCTTCCACCACGAAAAagagacgcagcgcaccgtcg GCATGTCGGGCATggacagcgacgacgaggaccaCGTAtacagcgcgccgcaggatATCCGCGACTCGACGCTCGGTCGGGGGGAtacgctgcgcatcggcgagcagcCTCCAAAAGCGGAAGagtcgccggcgctcgcgcaggaacAGTGGCACGACGGCCGTCCGCTCGTCAAGGGAttcgtgctcggcaagccGATCGACGCCCCGAAAGTCTGGTTCcacgcgccgtcggtgcCAAAGGACTGGCAGCCGGATCCCCGACGTGTCTGGGCCCAGAgcgagaagcgcgaggccgaggcaccgaagcacgccgccgaccgcggccgcatcctcggcgaggcgaaACTGCcggggccgccgcctgcgatcgccgcgtacctcggcgagaaggcggcgcagcgcatgcagGCCGCGACACttccgcccgcgccgcccaagccACTGCACGTCCCTGCGCTGGATGCAGAGACAGCTGTacgtgcgctcgagaacTTTGTGCcggtcggcagcgacacGGAGAAGCACGAGCGGTACAAGGCGTATCTACAAGCCTATGCAAACCACACGACCTATACCCCTCCCGATGGCGTCGTgcaggacgagctcgacgagttcttcgagacggccgagcgccaccgCCCGGTGCGTGGCGCAATGGCGAGCCGCTtcacctcgagcacgctgcTCCAGCCCGATACACCGGGAACGGGCGGCCTGATGGGCACCGAGGAGGCGCGTGCACaagcgcccgcgccggtcgcggcTGCACagctgccgcgcacgccggcacAGGAAGCGGCACGAGCCGGCGACTTTGGCGACCGCACACGCACCGTGACGCGGTACGTGCCCCCAAAGCTGTTGtgcaagcgcctcggcgtcgccccGCCGTACACCGAGCCGGAGCAGgacgacacgcagcgcgtcctcgACAAGTTTGGGGCCGCACCCGAGCCCACACCCGAGGCGGATGCCGAGCCCGAGTTTGTCTTTGTGCCGCACTCGGAGGCGGCCGAacaggcggccgaggaagAGTACCAGGAGGCACGTCCCTCCCTCGACCTGTTCAAGGCCGTTTTTgagtcggacgacgacgacgacgagccgacCGCTCCCCGCAAGCGCAAGACGGACGCGAGCAAGCCCAAGAAGAAGGCCAAggaccgccgcgtcgggcCGCTGACCTTTGAcctggacgacgacgaggccggcggcgctccgcccGTCCCcctccagcgccgcgacgcgcccccgATCGCCCGGCCACGTGCCTCCGATCTATTCGAATAA
- a CDS encoding uncharacterized protein (EggNog:ENOG503PKZY) — MSDPAVRQAYRRLLRAALRKLLREDIEVPASGPYAEHTMALFLFASLYARPVHGPCQEGGGLWRPDSTSRAAHLAHNLTANLASLTYHHLSPNTPMQRKRAGGTPSSTAARKQSVVTEALSALDDTSSEPTSTQHVDVLRVLPKPVRGPAGFKPVYWDAQHPEKHLRASSAAELEALQTRLTELAEQYAALTEAHGPKDKRTIDAKARMVDLRGSLKGMRKAEVNRHAEEELAARPKRALYDLVQGLAASESLWLGVPRWTRWMNGEYLAP; from the exons ATGAGCGATCCGGCCGTGCGGCAAGCGtaccgccgcctgctgcgcgccgc CCTACGCAAGCTCCTGCGTGAGGATATCGAGGTGCCAGCGTCGGGGCCGTACGCTGAGCATACCATGGCGCTCTTTCTGTTTGCATCCTTGTATGCGCGCCCTGTGCATGGCCCCTGCCAAGAGGGTGGGGGGCTATGGCGCCCTGAtagcacctcgcgcgccgcgcaccttgCACACAACCTCACAGCGAACCTTGCGTCGCTGACCTACCATCACCTGTCGCCCAATACCCCcatgcagcgcaagcgcgccggcggcacgccgagcagcacaGCGGCACGCAAGCAATCGGTcgtgaccgaggcgctATCTGCTCTGGACGATACGTCGTCCGAGCCTACGTCGACGCAGCatgtcgacgtgctgcgcgtgctCCCCAAACCCGTGCGGGGCCCGGCCGGTTTCAAGCCGGTGTACTGGGACGCCCAGCACCCCGAAAAGCACCTGCGTGCAAGCAGTGCAGCCGAGCTTGAGGCGCTGCAAACGCGGCTTAccgagctggccgagcaGTACGCCGCActcaccgaggcgcacggcccCAAGGACAAGCGCACAATTGACGCAAAAGCGCGCATGGTCGACCTGCGTGGCTCGCTCAAAGGCatgcgcaaggccgaggtgAACCGCCACGCAGAAGAAGAGCTCGCTGCACGCCCAAAGCGCGCGCTCTACGACCTGGTCCAAGGGCTCGCAGCGAGCGAGTCGCTGTGGCTCGGTGTGCCGCGCTGGACGCGGTGGATGAACGGCGAGTACCTTGCCCCGTAG
- a CDS encoding uncharacterized protein (EggNog:ENOG503PI1G) gives MDKGKQASGSGGARKAAGAGIGDELRSMLADQGKGTSSAAGGAMMQEAMRDMQISDAPASSAGKFRETNTRSRTPTALDAEYSAFQGREPVTDRIAPNANVDFMEKAWHSSVAPAPAPQPAAQVPQPAAQPTQPVAQPTPARAPDLQADASNFLSALNAEAPEPDAIDQPQAPVLNVALIDEWRPPSPSHGSVMSHEQYAMHERLAMLQTGVNTEQPYRQAEGIAPPADDAALSEGVYAPTPQAALANVWDAQQARAAHVQQFREDEKTKPISGPSYTKIRGQEVVDKLRGWLVREGYTGEVYGLPPMVMRTFGEATAEANNEQDEERRAKAIRRLDALYRHLSAPSHTSRGPADMVMEDWLQKHSE, from the coding sequence ATGGACAAAGGGAAGCAGGCGTCGGGCAgtggcggcgcacgcaaggcggcgggcgccggcaTTGGCGACGAGCTACGTAGTATGCTTGCGGACCAAGGCAAAggcacgagcagcgccgccggcggcgcgatgATGCAggaggcgatgcgcgatATGCAGatcagcgacgcgcccgcgtCGTCTGCCGGCAAGTTCCGCGAGACGAatacgcgctcgcgcacgcctacggcgctcgacgcagaGTACTCTGCATTCCAAGGGCGTGAGCCGGTGACGGACCGTATCGCGCCGAATGCCAATGTCGACTTTATGGAAAAAGCATGGCACTCGTCcgtggcgccggcgccggcgccgcagcctgCCGCGCAAGTGCCGCagccggccgcgcagccgacGCAGCCTGTCGCGCAGCCGACGCCCGCGCGTGCTCCGGACCTGCAGGCCGATGCAAGCAACTTCCTCTCGGCCCTcaacgccgaggcgcccgagccggacGCCATCGACCAGCCCCAAGCGCCGGTGCTGAACGTGGCGCTGATCGACGAGTGGCGCCCTccctcgccgtcgcacgGCTCGGTGATGAGCCACGAGCAGTACGCGatgcacgagcgcctcgcgatGCTGCAGACGGGCGTGAACACCGAGCAGCCCTACCGCCAGGCGGAAGGTATCGCGCCTCctgccgacgacgccgcgctgagCGAAGGCGTCTATGCCCCGACGCCccaagcggcgctcgcgaacGTGTGggatgcgcagcaggcgcgtgccgcgcatgTCCAGCAGTTCCGTGAGGACGAAAAGACGAAGCCTATTAGCGGCCCGTCCTATACCAAGATCCGGGGCCAGGAGGTGGTCGACAAGCTGCGTGGGTGGCTCGTCCGCGAGGGCTACACTGGTGAGGTGTACGGCCTGCCGCCGATGGTGATGCGCACGTTTGGCGAGGCGACCGCCGAGGCGAACAATgagcaggacgaggagcgccgcgccaaggcgatccgccgcctcgatgcCTTGTACCGCCACCTGtctgcgccgtcgcacaCCTCGCGCGGTCCTGCGGATATGGTCATGGAAGATTGGCTACAAAAACATAGCGAGTAG
- the CRN1 gene encoding Coronin-like protein crn1 (COG:Z; EggNog:ENOG503NUSH; BUSCO:EOG092627F1), whose amino-acid sequence MISDTALSTVSNVLGSGAMVLIVAYHVLAVSTKRQVDTMSDAAARHNHVYGNPAKKEQSYDNVKVSNNAWDTNLLEANGEFLSVNWNVSGGGAFALIPLTRPGKLPDLYPVCRGHTAAVLDTSFSPFDDHVVASGGDDAQVSIWKVSPEEVVERLDNNKDGALEDFKPLATFAGGRRRVGQVQFHPTASNVLAAATGDHAIKLFDTEKQKAQIELTGFTDSIQSMTFDWTGSTIAATCRDRKLRLFDTRTPKAVHTVDGHGGIKGARAVWCGDKPRLITSGFSKMSERQMFLWDVAQPAKPLKTVSLDSSNGIIMPFWSDNNVVFLAGKGDGNIRYYELESDEIHYLAEYKSVEPQSGMAFLPRRSLNVDENEIARAYKVTSSMVQPVSFYVPRKADSFQADIFPLAQSNKPALTADEFFVDKETKTPNLLDFENKSIITGDATKPTLDASEAASSAAAEAKEKEDAAKEKEKAAKEKEEKVKEEKAVKEAKKEEAKKEGEKEDKEKEVQAKEKEQKEKEQKEKEAKAAKEKEDKEKKDKEAKDKEEKEKKDKETAHKEESSPTAALAGAGAGAAAAAATAASSSSASPSGPAATSSATTDASAEIEDLKAQIAERDTRIRELEMENLKLRTNHQRVRDMFLSTQ is encoded by the exons ATGATCTCTGATACCGCGCTTTCTACCGTCTCCAACGTGCTTGGCAGTGGTGCGATGGTCCTGATCGTGGCCTACCAC GTTCTCGCCGTCTCTACCAAGCGCCAGGTCGACACCATGTCggacgctgctgcacgccACAA CCATGTGTACGGAAACCCTGCGAAGAAGGAGCAGTCCTATGACAATGTCAAG GTCTCGAACAAC GCATGGGACACGAATCTCTTGGAAGCCAACGGCGAGTTTCTCTCGGTGAACTGGAACGTGTCGGGAGGCGGCGCATTTGCGCTGATTCCGCTCACGCGCCCGGGGAAGCTTCCCGATCTGTACCCCGTCTGCCGCGGCCACACtgcggccgtgctcgacacgTCGTTCAGCCCGTTTGACGACCACGTCGTGGCGAGTGGTGGCGACGATGCACAGGTCTCGATCTGGAAGGTGTCGCCCGaagaggtcgtcgagcgcctcgacaacAACAAGGACGGCGCCCTGGAGGACTTTaagccgctcgcgacctttgccggcggccgccgccgtgtcGGCCAGGTGCAGTTCCATCCGACGGCCTCTAACGTGCTTGCCGCTGCGACCGGCGACCACGCGATCAAGCTCTTTGACACCGAGAAGCAAAAGGCCCAGATCGAGCTCACGGGCTTCACCGACTCGATCCAGTCGATGACCTTTGACTGGACCGGAAGCACGATCGCGGCGACATGCCGTGACCGCAAGCTGCGTCTCTTTgacacgcgcacgcccaaGGCGGTGCACACGGTGGATGGTCACGGCGGCATCAAGGGTGCGCGCGCTGTTTGGTGCGGCGATAAGCCGCGTCTGATCACGTCGGGCTTCAGCAAGATGTCGGAGCGCCAAATGTTCCTGTGGGACGTTGCGCAGCCCGCCAAGCCGCTCAAGACCGTGTCTCTGGACAGCAGCAACGGTATCATTATGCCGTTCTGGAGCGACAACAACGTCGTCTTTTTGGCCGGCAAGGGCGACGGCAACATCCGTTACTACGAGCTGGAGTCGGACGAGATCCACTACCTGGCCGAGTACAAGTCGGTCGAGCCGCAGAGCGGCATGGCGTTCTTGCCCCGCCGCTCGCTCAACGTCGACGAGAACGAGATCGCGCGTGCATACAAGGTGACGAGCAGCATGGTCCAGCCCGTGTCGTTCTACGTgccgcgcaaggccgaCTCGTTCCAGGCGGATATCTTCCCTCTGGCGCAGTCGAACAAGCCGGCGCTGACCGCGGACGAATTCTTTGTCGATAAGGAGACCAAGACGCCAAACCTGCTGGACTTTGAGAACAAGTCGATCATTACCGGCGATGCGACAaagccgacgctcgacgcctCCGAGGCCGCTAGCAGTGCTgctgccgaggccaaggagaaggaggacgcggcgaAGGAGAAGGAAAAGGCCGCGAAGGAAAAGGAGGAGAAGGTGAAGGAGGAGAAGGCGGTGAAGGaggccaagaaggaggaggccaagaaggaggGGGAGAAGGAGGACAAGGAGAAGGAGGTTCAGGCCAAGGAGAAGGAGCagaaggagaaggagcagaaggagaaggaggccaaggccgccaaggagaaggaggacAAGGAAAAGAAGGACaaggaggccaaggacAAGGAAgagaaggagaagaaggacaaGGAGACTGCCCATAAGGAAGAGTCCTCCCCGACTGCGGCCCTTGCTGGCGCGGGTGCgggtgccgccgccgccgccgcgaccgccgcttcgtcctcgtccgcctcgccgtccgGCCCTGCTGCCACGTCCTCCGCAACCACCGATGCCTCTGCCGAGATCGAGGACCTGAAAGCGCAGATTGCCGAACGCGATACACGCATTCGTGAACTCGAGATGGAGAACTTGAA ACTCCGCACGAACCACCAACGTGTCCGCGACATGTTCCTTAGCACGCAGTAA